The Sulfitobacter guttiformis genome contains a region encoding:
- the urtB gene encoding urea ABC transporter permease subunit UrtB, which produces MFSDYSTSELGAIFAMQGFAGLILFSVFVLMALGLAIIFGQMGVINMAHGEFMILGAYVTYFVSNFFSDYMPALFSGYFFVAMFLAFIASGLLGLFVEWSIIRHLYKRPLDTLLATWGLSLILQQFYRTAFGAREVGVTIPDWMMGSMPVTDMIEVPINGIFVMVLAVSISVGVYVMMFRSNWGKQVRAINQNRVMAGAVGINTEWTDRLTFGIGCGVAGVAGSAFTMIGSTGPTSGQLYIVDTFLVVVFGGAGSILGTIASAFSISQAQSIMEFFLSGSMAKVLTLLTVVGILMIRPQGLFSLKLRK; this is translated from the coding sequence ATGTTTTCCGATTATTCCACGTCCGAACTGGGCGCCATCTTTGCGATGCAAGGTTTTGCGGGTCTGATTTTATTCTCGGTCTTTGTGCTTATGGCTTTAGGCCTCGCGATCATTTTTGGACAGATGGGGGTCATTAATATGGCCCACGGCGAGTTTATGATCCTCGGCGCCTATGTAACTTACTTTGTCTCCAACTTCTTCTCCGACTATATGCCCGCACTATTCAGCGGCTACTTCTTTGTCGCAATGTTTCTGGCTTTCATTGCCTCAGGGCTGCTGGGGTTGTTTGTGGAATGGTCGATTATTCGCCACCTTTATAAACGCCCTCTTGATACGCTTCTGGCGACCTGGGGCCTCAGCCTGATTTTGCAACAATTCTATCGTACAGCATTCGGTGCGCGCGAAGTGGGTGTGACTATTCCCGACTGGATGATGGGCTCTATGCCGGTAACCGATATGATCGAGGTGCCGATCAACGGCATCTTCGTCATGGTCCTCGCGGTCAGCATTTCAGTCGGTGTCTATGTCATGATGTTCCGCTCGAATTGGGGCAAACAAGTGCGCGCGATCAACCAGAACCGTGTAATGGCTGGTGCTGTGGGCATCAACACAGAATGGACGGACCGTTTGACCTTTGGCATCGGTTGCGGCGTCGCCGGTGTCGCAGGCTCTGCGTTTACGATGATCGGCTCGACAGGGCCTACATCTGGTCAGCTCTACATCGTCGATACTTTCCTTGTGGTCGTCTTTGGCGGCGCGGGCAGCATCCTTGGCACGATAGCCTCGGCCTTCTCGATCAGCCAAGCACAGTCGATCATGGAGTTCTTCTTGTCCGGCTCGATGGCCAAAGTGCTCACACTTTTGACAGTGGTTGGCATCTTGATGATCCGCCCTCAGGGCCTCTTTTCCCTCAAGCTTCGCAAGTAA
- the urtC gene encoding urea ABC transporter permease subunit UrtC, with the protein MTFSKTSLFTRHEAVAFAILALVIFLILPAMLDNFRLNLFGKYLTYAFVAVGLVLCWGAGGILSLGQGVFFGLGGYCMAMFLKLEASTPENTSIQSTPGIPDFMDWNQLTELPLWWTPFYSLTLSLIAVVLVPVIFAFVIGVAMFRRRVGGVYFAIITQAFAAILTILIIGQQGYTGGVNGITDLRTFKGWDIRTDEAKEVLYYVNGALLFAVLFIAHYVRKSKLGRILIAMRDQEDRVRFSGYDVASFKIFIFCLGAAFAGIGGAMFTLQVGFMSPTLVGIVPSIEMVIFCAVGGRLSIVGAVYGALLVNWAKTSFSESFPELWLFGLGGLFIAVVMLFPNGLAGVWSEQIMPRVSKLWSKNSVSAAVSSDKKEAA; encoded by the coding sequence ATGACCTTTTCCAAGACATCCCTCTTCACGCGGCACGAAGCGGTTGCGTTTGCCATTCTTGCCCTCGTGATTTTTTTGATCCTTCCGGCCATGCTCGATAACTTCCGATTGAACCTGTTTGGCAAATATCTGACCTATGCCTTTGTTGCGGTCGGCCTTGTGCTTTGCTGGGGTGCCGGCGGCATCCTCAGCTTGGGGCAAGGCGTTTTCTTCGGCCTTGGCGGCTACTGTATGGCGATGTTTCTCAAACTAGAGGCCTCCACACCCGAAAATACATCCATCCAATCCACGCCGGGCATCCCGGACTTTATGGACTGGAACCAACTGACCGAACTGCCCCTCTGGTGGACCCCTTTCTATAGTTTAACACTGTCCTTGATCGCCGTTGTGCTTGTTCCCGTGATTTTTGCTTTTGTTATTGGCGTGGCGATGTTCCGGCGGCGCGTGGGTGGGGTGTACTTCGCAATCATCACACAGGCCTTCGCGGCGATCCTGACGATCCTGATCATCGGCCAGCAAGGGTACACAGGCGGGGTCAACGGGATCACCGATCTGCGTACATTCAAAGGCTGGGATATCCGCACAGACGAGGCGAAAGAAGTGCTCTATTACGTCAATGGTGCATTGCTCTTTGCGGTGCTCTTCATTGCGCATTACGTCCGGAAATCCAAACTTGGCCGTATCCTGATCGCCATGCGCGATCAAGAAGACCGGGTCCGTTTCTCGGGTTATGATGTCGCCAGCTTCAAGATCTTCATCTTCTGCCTCGGTGCTGCATTTGCTGGCATCGGCGGGGCCATGTTTACGCTCCAAGTAGGCTTCATGTCGCCAACACTGGTGGGCATTGTGCCGTCCATCGAAATGGTGATTTTCTGCGCCGTCGGTGGTCGATTGTCAATCGTTGGGGCAGTTTACGGCGCGCTGTTAGTCAATTGGGCTAAAACTTCGTTCTCCGAAAGTTTCCCCGAACTCTGGCTCTTTGGATTGGGCGGGTTGTTCATCGCCGTGGTGATGTTGTTTCCCAATGGACTGGCTGGTGTGTGGTCCGAACAAATCATGCCGCGTGTATCAAAGTTGTGGTCCAAAAATTCGGTGAGCGCCGCAGTGTCCTCAGACAAGAAGGAGGCCGCATGA